The following coding sequences are from one Methanohalophilus halophilus window:
- a CDS encoding carboxymuconolactone decarboxylase family protein — MKFLTDKLPETANAFADMRASLFKDSALDTKTKELIAVSSSVLMRCEKCVEIHASRAKDNGATEDEIAEAIAVSMFIAGGSQLHWTRKYDQIFENTNE, encoded by the coding sequence ATGAAATTTCTTACCGATAAATTACCGGAAACTGCAAACGCATTTGCAGACATGCGTGCATCGCTTTTCAAGGACAGCGCTCTGGACACAAAGACAAAAGAATTGATCGCTGTTTCTTCATCGGTCCTTATGAGATGTGAAAAATGTGTAGAAATTCATGCTTCCCGCGCAAAAGATAATGGTGCAACCGAGGATGAGATTGCGGAAGCAATTGCAGTCTCGATGTTTATTGCCGGAGGTTCGCAGTTACACTGGACCCGGAAATATGATCAGATTTTTGAAAATACAAATGAATGA
- a CDS encoding TatD family hydrolase — protein MSPNIPITDEHIHIDPRAKGIDAVKQFQNAGGTHMMVVSKPTWTLGVEVVKPDDYRVVFDETVDIVRQINEIGVGAFPVLGVHPAEITKLCERMELENATSLMKAGLEIASEYVNEGLAVGLKSGRPHYPVSDEVWQASNSIMSHAFSLGKDLGCAVQLHTESVGEAELEDIASRAKSVGIPLEKVVKHYAPPLVDVCERIGLYPGVLAGKGAIEKALEQGSRFMMETDYIDDPQRPGAVLGPKTIPRRTLKLVETYGEEVFWKVHKENIEAVYEVDIEI, from the coding sequence ATGTCCCCTAACATTCCTATTACTGATGAGCATATACATATTGACCCACGAGCAAAGGGTATTGATGCTGTAAAACAATTCCAGAATGCAGGCGGGACTCATATGATGGTGGTCTCCAAACCGACATGGACTCTTGGGGTCGAAGTTGTAAAACCGGATGACTATCGTGTTGTATTTGATGAAACTGTGGATATTGTCCGCCAGATCAATGAAATCGGGGTTGGTGCTTTCCCGGTGCTTGGTGTACATCCGGCAGAAATCACCAAACTATGTGAAAGAATGGAACTTGAAAATGCCACCTCCCTTATGAAAGCGGGTCTGGAGATTGCATCTGAATATGTAAACGAAGGCCTTGCTGTGGGATTGAAAAGCGGACGTCCTCATTATCCTGTCTCAGATGAGGTGTGGCAGGCTTCTAACTCAATAATGTCTCATGCTTTTTCCCTGGGTAAAGATCTGGGATGTGCTGTCCAGCTGCATACCGAAAGTGTGGGGGAAGCTGAGCTGGAGGATATTGCCAGCAGGGCCAAAAGTGTTGGTATCCCTCTGGAGAAGGTTGTGAAGCATTATGCACCTCCACTTGTGGATGTCTGTGAAAGAATAGGCCTGTATCCAGGTGTACTTGCCGGCAAAGGAGCAATTGAAAAGGCCCTTGAACAGGGTAGCCGTTTCATGATGGAGACAGATTATATTGATGATCCGCAACGTCCCGGTGCAGTACTTGGTCCAAAAACAATTCCCCGGCGAACCCTGAAACTTGTTGAAACCTATGGGGAAGAAGTTTTCTGGAAAGTCCATAAGGAAAATATCGAAGCTGTTTATGAAGTGGACATTGAAATTTAA
- a CDS encoding isocitrate/isopropylmalate dehydrogenase family protein, with protein MSKTAAVIKGDGVGPELVDAMLKVAKAAGTDVEFVPCEAGAAWWEENGGNSLIPDETWGILESSDACFKGPTTTPGGAGSPKSVAVSIRQKYNLYANVRPTKTFPNTNTPLGEVDFICVREGTEGMYIGEEVKLTDDVYIALRKVTRPACRSIARYAFEEAKKRGYDTVVPIHKSNILKQTCGTFLEEVENIGKEYPDIDIWEYHIDNIAQQLIKNPQLFNKKVLLSTNLFMDVISEECSALIGSIGLIYSANIGDNYAMFEPAHGSAPKYAGEDKVNPVATILAGAWMLDYLGEKDNANAIFKATEEVISEGKYVTYDMGGSAKLSEMTDAIVSKIK; from the coding sequence ATGAGTAAAACTGCAGCAGTTATTAAAGGAGACGGAGTCGGGCCGGAACTTGTCGATGCCATGCTTAAAGTAGCAAAGGCAGCAGGCACGGATGTGGAGTTTGTACCCTGTGAAGCCGGTGCCGCCTGGTGGGAGGAAAACGGTGGAAATTCCCTAATTCCCGATGAGACATGGGGAATACTGGAAAGCTCCGATGCCTGTTTCAAAGGACCAACTACCACACCCGGAGGTGCAGGTTCTCCAAAAAGTGTCGCAGTATCAATCAGGCAGAAATACAATCTTTACGCAAATGTCCGTCCTACAAAAACATTCCCCAACACAAATACACCCCTTGGTGAGGTTGACTTTATCTGTGTACGTGAAGGAACGGAAGGAATGTACATAGGAGAAGAAGTTAAACTGACGGATGATGTGTATATCGCACTGCGTAAAGTTACCCGGCCGGCCTGCCGTAGCATTGCAAGGTATGCCTTTGAAGAAGCAAAAAAACGTGGATATGACACGGTCGTTCCAATCCACAAAAGCAACATTCTCAAACAAACATGCGGAACTTTCCTGGAAGAAGTCGAGAATATAGGTAAAGAATATCCCGATATTGACATCTGGGAATACCATATCGACAATATTGCCCAGCAACTTATCAAGAACCCGCAACTTTTCAACAAGAAAGTATTGCTTTCCACAAACCTGTTCATGGATGTTATCAGCGAGGAATGCTCCGCTCTTATAGGAAGTATCGGCCTAATATATTCCGCAAACATCGGGGACAATTATGCAATGTTCGAACCTGCACACGGCTCAGCACCGAAATATGCAGGAGAAGATAAAGTAAATCCTGTTGCAACAATTCTTGCAGGTGCCTGGATGCTTGACTACCTCGGAGAAAAAGACAATGCAAATGCTATTTTCAAAGCAACGGAAGAAGTCATTTCCGAAGGTAAGTATGTAACTTACGATATGGGCGGCAGTGCAAAACTCAGTGAAATGACAGATGCTATTGTCAGCAAAATTAAATAA